TCACGGGCCTCGCTGATGGTGCGGTCCCAAAAGGCGTCAAGATCCGCTGGTGCGGTGACGCCGGACGCGTAGTTTCGGAGCTGGTCAAGCGGTAGGTCGAAGAGGGGCATGGGATTCCGGTTCTATGAAGCGGGCCGATAGGTAGGATGTTGTATCTTGTCAGGCGCAGAAGGCAGATTCAACCCGTCACGACGCCACGTTGAGGACTTTGTACCAGCGCGACTGGAGATGCCGTTTGCCGGACGCGGTATCGCCGCCATCAGACCAGCGCCGCCTGGTAGCTTTCCAACGGCTGCGATCCGCGAACCAGTGCCCGCAGCTCGGCGAGGCCACCGGAGACCACTCCTACGGCGCGGGCCTGGACCAGCACGTTGCCGAGCGCCGTGGCCTCGACGGGTCCGGCGATGACGCGTTTGCCGGTGGCGTCGGCGGTGAGCTGGCAGAGGAGCCGGTTCTGCGAGCCGCCACCCACGATGTGCACCACGTCCACGGACACGTCCGCGAGTCGTTCGGCGTCGGCGATGGTCCGGGCGTAGCCGGCGGCGAGGCTGTCCAGGATGCAGCGGGTGATGGTCGCCGGGTCGTCGGTGAGGACGGCTCCGGTGTTGCGGACGGCGGCGCGGATCCGTTCGGGCATGTTGTCCGGGGCGATGAAGTAGGAATCGTTGGCGTTGATCTGGGGTCCGCCGAACGGTAGCGCAGCGGCGGCGGCCAGCAGTTCCTCCAGCGTCGCCGTGTAGCCCTGGTCCGCCCAGCTGCGCTGGCATTCGCTGAGCAGCCAGAGCCCGCCGACGTTGCGGAGGTACCGGATGGTGCCGTCCACGCCGCGTTCGTTGGTGAAGTTCGCCTGCCGGCTGGCCTCGGTGAGCACCGGTTTCGGGAGTTCGACTCCGACGAGAGACCAGGTCCCTGACGAGATGTAGGCGAAGTTCTCACAACCGGCGCCAGTTGCCCCGGCGGGGACGGCGGCGACGGCGGAGGCGGTGTCGTGCGAGCCGACGGCCACCACCTTAGTTGCCTGGGCCAGTCCGGTACGCGCGGCGATGCCGGGCAGCAGGGTCCCGACGGTTTCGCCGGGCTGGATCAGCGGCGGGAACAGCTTTTTGGACAGGTCCAGGGCCGCCAGGAATTCGGTGGCCCACTCCCCCGCCACGGCGTCGAACAGCCCGGTGGTGGAGGCGTTGGTGGCTTCGGCGCGGCGGACCCCGGTGAGCAGGAACGCGATCAGGTCCGGGATGAGCAGGGCCTGCAGCCCGTCCAGATACTGCTCGGTGGCCAGCTGGTAGATCGTGTTGAACTGCAGGAACTGCAGCCCGGTGGTGGCGTAGAGCCGGGCCGGGTCGAGTTTCTGGTGCACGGGCGCGACGGCGGCACGGCTGCGGTCATCGCGGTAGCTGAACGGCTGCGCCGTGAGGTCCCCGGCGGCGTTCACCAGGCCATAGTCCACCGCCCAGGTGTCGATGCCGATGCTGCTGATCTTTTCACCGTGCTCCGCGGCGGCGCGGGCCGCGGCAGCGAGGCCGGAGAGGACCTCGGCGAACAGGGCGTCGATATCCCAGCGCAG
This genomic window from Arthrobacter sp. 24S4-2 contains:
- a CDS encoding rhamnulokinase family protein, with protein sequence MSAGSVFRDSVFAAVDIGASSGRVILGRVTAGSAGSESAVSLETVHRFANGVVEFDGGLRWDIDALFAEVLSGLAAAARAAAEHGEKISSIGIDTWAVDYGLVNAAGDLTAQPFSYRDDRSRAAVAPVHQKLDPARLYATTGLQFLQFNTIYQLATEQYLDGLQALLIPDLIAFLLTGVRRAEATNASTTGLFDAVAGEWATEFLAALDLSKKLFPPLIQPGETVGTLLPGIAARTGLAQATKVVAVGSHDTASAVAAVPAGATGAGCENFAYISSGTWSLVGVELPKPVLTEASRQANFTNERGVDGTIRYLRNVGGLWLLSECQRSWADQGYTATLEELLAAAAALPFGGPQINANDSYFIAPDNMPERIRAAVRNTGAVLTDDPATITRCILDSLAAGYARTIADAERLADVSVDVVHIVGGGSQNRLLCQLTADATGKRVIAGPVEATALGNVLVQARAVGVVSGGLAELRALVRGSQPLESYQAALV